GTCTTGATCGGTTTTAGTTTTGCGATTTTAGCGGTCAGCCGCATAGTCGACAAAGTAACGTCGAGATCTTCCCTCGTGATGCGCACGTGAGACACGAAACTGACGAATTAAATATCTGGCTTTTAATTAATCAAGCGAAATGTCTTGTGTTAATTTTaggtcaagttaaaaatttaataaaaaaaattaaaatttgaattgtaCAGTGCATAAAacaaagtttatatttaaatattgtgtgtatattaaataaacattacagaattgcatttttaaatgtCCTTATGTCTAATGTGGAAAAAAGATCAACgtaaattagattaaaataagagaGTATACGCTACTTCAAATTTCAGATGTGTTCATTATATGATTACCGAATAATGGATGTAACAGTGAGAGCGTCTCTCAGTAGCTTCAGCAAATTACTTGAGCGAACAACGCTATACGTGCACGTGCTTGGTTTTCTGAGATGCAGGAAATATTGTTCCAActgtattttcattaaattcgcCATACCTAAATCGGCTGCTGTTTTCCAGGAATTTGATTTTCCCACCGTGCCAATTCCAGCCATCTCTACGATATGTATCTAACATTgattcgcaaaaaaaagaaacaatttttcgtataatttttctttcgaggcgatttcattgaaaatttgatatagtaaatattttattcaaaatatttaaggacatttaaatattatatttaatttgtacatgTCAAACTTTGgttctatatttaaatatgcTATATCCATTTCAAATGtctaaacataatattttaaacgtttcattttatataataaaatattataaaattctccTAGCTCTTCTCTTAGTTAAAGTTATTAtgcaagaatatttaaaatataaaatttaaagatttattgttaaaaatgttgtcAAATTCATTGAATTACTTTTGCTGTCGCTACGAAAGCTTGCGATTTTATCAGACTCGCATTTGAAACGTGGATAATTATGACTGCAGTACCCAAATGTGATACTGGATACATTGAGCCTGTTATGATCGATCTCCTAGTTTCCCCTTCAATTACTTTTCTTAAAGTTTCTTCTTCATTCTCTACATTCACTATAGTCACATTCTGGAATCGTAATTGTCCTGATTTTGGCACATATATAGAGCAAAAAGCCGATTAGACACTCTAGATAATTATAAGAATTCATAAAAGCGGAATCATGAAAGCAATTATTTctcaataaaacattatttctctACAACGTAAAATTAGAAGCTATCTGTAGATTTAACAAAGATACGCGAATAAGATTATGTGAGAAAacgaattgaaacatttttttctcatctACCTTAAAAACACCGCGCTCGTTAACGTTAAAACTCCTTCGTTTCTTCGTCGCGAGGAGATCGATTACATTTTTACCTCTCAGCTCGATGAAACTTAAACGATAGCATATGTCGCTGATTTTTCTTCGATTTGTCTTCTCCGTAAACATGTCGGACAAGAGTCGTGGAACTATCCCTCTATGCTAAATCAATGAACAAAGCGATCAGAATAACTGATTAAACGAAGTCTGAATTAGATAGATAATGTGAAATACGGAAGCGTACTTcccaattatttttgaaaccgCCGATTGTGAAACTCTTTCCGGACCCGGTTTGCCCGTAACCGATCAGTACACAATTTACGCCGTCTAAAgctcttaaattattttcttgttgCGTATGTTACACATGTTTTGCTATTTCTATAGACATGATACTCCATCTTATCAACGATACcgatcaaatttataaattatcaattattatcgaTAAATATATACGTCTGTATAGTTCCTGATAAATCACGTTAATCtaaatatttcaatcaattacgactaaaaatatttttatatcctcTATTTTACTAAAAAGGTACTAACGATATTTAACGTATTGCATTCTTATTGCTCTATCTTGGATGCTCTCACGCTATCCTAGTGAaaatttcttagaatttttttttaattttaaacattaaatgtctttaaaaaaataaactaactTTCTGTACATttgcaatgtttaatttatacgaATTAATTTGCTATAACTGTATTAAACAGTTTTAAGATAATTAACTATATCGCTGACGCAGTATGGAATATCACCAGACTTTAAAGATTTAATTGATACTTTTCTATGAGATTTTTCGCGGTAGCGCAATACACTTTATCTTGAGACATCTCGTAAAATATTTCGTCGACACGGAAGGCCCAATAAACGGGATCCTTCGACTGTTTGTCTCGTCGCATGTCCTGCAAGCATCTCACGTAGATCTTCTATGTAGtgacattataataattaatatataatgtattaatgAACAAAATCATGAGacatcttaataaataataataataataacagcaacaagataaaatttcgAGAGACATGCTAACGAGATACCTCTTCTTTTTCGAGATATCTTTAACGATAGATTTACAATGATCTCACCTTACCGTCCGTACTGATTTTTGCGCAAGAATCGCACGGTCTCTCGAGCGGTAGAATTCGCACGAAGACTTTCACATTACTGTCGTGCACCTCGTCATTCGACTCGTTGTCCGACATAGAGAAGTTCGTTTGGTgcattcttttaatttcaacaTTATCTCAACATCTTGACTAATCACAAGATGGAAAGGTTAATCCCATCGCTCTGCGCAGTATGGTGTGTATTACTCTATTTACAACACTGAAATTGCCTAGAGTCTAATTCGTGTTATTTCGAGTTTGATTTTTGATGCTTGCATTTCAAGATTTTTGTATCGCATACAAAACGAAAATGAAAACAGCGCGCGTGCGCAAAATTACATGCAAAATACTTGTAGAAATTAAATACGTCGTAAGTATGAATTTATAAAACCCTTTATTTCGAAGCGCTTGTGTATAAATCAcccataaataaaatttcaattttggcCAAGGACAATAGCAAACttcgaaaaaaatatctattgaaAAAGAACCGAGTGCCCAACAACGCTAATAAGTCACTAATATTAATACTACATACagaatacaattattattatgcatatGCATATAGTGTTAGATACTAAATAATTGCTTATGCAAAATATGTCGAATATTATCACTGCAAATTAAATAACGCGacttaattataaagaatacagaaagaaaaatgaatatgtTGTTGATCTACGCAAAAAATCAATCGGAGGAATCATGCTGCTGATTTCAAATAACAAAAGATTTACGCGTAGTTTCAACGTGcgtttaattttatctaaacaTATGAATATGGCTTATCTAAAATACGAGTGACGTATTTTTAATCTGTCACATTTAATCGATACTCATTTCTAAATTCGAAACTCAAAGGATTACGTCGCGATGTCGCTTGCGCATATTTTTGATAAGCTACTAATTCTTAGAACGCTCAATCTTTCTCCTCGTAAAATACAAAATCGTGAGCGCGAGAGCATTCACAAGAATCAAATTCTCGTCGCTGGAAAAATTTGCATGCTCACGCACAAAACGTTTTATACAAGAATTCGAGCCTTCAAAGCATAATACatgcaagataaaaaatatcatttctcTGCGACATATGGTCACAGATACAGCCGATAATCACGAAGCATTAAGTATTTAttagtgaaaaaaaatgtattgaattCAAATTGAAAGCGAGTAGTGGCCTAAATAGTCTTTCGAGAATATGAAAAGgctacgttttattttataaatttccttTTTGCGGATATATTATTAAGATCGAGTCTTAATAAGCTTTTCGAAAAATGGGTTTCTCATTTGCCTTCTCAAAATCTCGCGTACCAAAACGAAAATCATATGATCGCGTGACGGTCACGGATCGACGTTTGAAATCAAAGACGTAAACGACAAAACACATTTGTTTACATGTGAATTCGTATGTGAATTTATTACAAGGAAATTACAAAACCGTAGATTAAGACAAAATCGTACAAAAGCGCCGCCCCCAAAAAGATTTCTCGTCATTCACAAACAAGTCTGCTCGTTCTTGTGGTCCCTCCTTCCGGCTACCGCCCGTAGTCGGCGTCGAGACGGTGGGCGTCAGCATCGGTACTTCCTCCGTAGGAACTCTACTGTCGTTACCCCTTTTAGATCACCACCGAAATGACGATCATCACAATCGCCGCGCGATAATTAAAAAAGGAATAATCGGTCGACATCGccttattatttaacatttaatcgcGTTCTGTTCCGAATTTACTGGACACGACGTACATTTCCTTTCCTTCTTGTTACCGTAACAAATCACAACATTAAAACTCGCTCGCAATGCAACAAGATTCCTACAACTCGTATACCAAGACGAGTTGTGCAGCGTTTTCGGgactatttttattgataaatccTGATCCTTTTCCATCTTAAATCTTGCTCTTTCCTCACCGATACACATCTACACAACAAACActcattctttctctctcgctctctcactctctcaatCTCGCCTGGTTTCTTTCTGTTCTAACAATAATTAGTTTCTGATAAATACTATTCAAGCTATGCCTAAAAACTATTGCAGATAGAAACGCATTAGAAACGGTATAAAATGGACATGTTTCGTTCATTTTCCTGTTCCTTTCAACAAACTCtaagttatatataatagattcCTTTCTTCTGTCCCTTCTGCCCTTTTTCTTAACTTTCCCTTTTCCTAAGCATCATAATgcgtattatttatatctagCATACGCAATTTCTGAGAAGTACACAGTACAGTAAGGGGTTTGGGGGAGTAAAAGtgctaatatataatacaaagtgCTAATATTATAAATCGGGACAATCGAATTTATGTGCTGCGTGtaactggtttttttttttttttttttaggctcGATCGCCCACCGGCTTGTTCAGTCTTTCTTGCGTCTCTAGCCCTCTTTTTCGCGCAGATTCAACCGTGACAATCCTGATGCTGACACACCCGGAGTCGTGCCCTTCACTCAATAGCGACGCGGGACATTATCAAGCCCCGCCTGGTGAGCAAAAcactgtaacaaaataaatgaGATTTATATCATCGAAAAACacaaatgcaattaaattataacaatccCATATTACAGGCTACTTGAAACTGATTGTCAATTAGAGTTAATACGGTTTtgttaatattgataatattaaataatagaatatagTATGAGATGACTGTGAatattcaatttagaatttattcgaaataataCGTAAGTTAgcgaattatttaaaatcaacgATCATaatttgttaaagataaaaaaaagcacttatatatatttaacattaaagcGTTATCATAATCTTACCCTAGACCGGTCCCAATGAGCAGTGACAAAAGATTCGTAAAGAATAGAGTGTAAATGACCTCCTTGGAAAACAATCCGTTCTTGCCAACCTTCGCGGTGCGGATGCTGTATGTTTTCCTCTTACTGAGGGGATTACTCAAAGGGTGTTTGAAGTTCCAGTCCCTGAGGAACATCGAGACAATTAAATACGTGCAAGAACTTTACTCGCAAGTGTTGATGCGAAAGAGAAGTTACAAATTTACTTACAAATTAATCTGAGAACAGTTTAGTTTTTTCGTATAAACGATTACCTCTTATgtaatgtatttaaatgaaattattatttacataaatttgcactaaatattttttttttaaagaagaaataaaaatcggaTTCTCGATCAGTAACGAAAACTACTGTACTGTACTGTACTGTATTTTTCTGCTGCTGAAGTGTAAAGACACCCCAGGTGACTACTGGGTGCtggattaaaattgatttttcataaAGTGCAATAGCATGTagcaatatatacaaatatttttctatgctCAATACATTTCATTGTAATCGTGAAAAAGTATAGTAATATAAGTGTAAcaaacggaaaaaaaaaaccaaattataTCTTCTCGGAACTTCTCTAATATTAATCAGAGTATTTCTACGTTAAATCAAGAGCCGTACTTTGGAGGCGCCTGGTCCGGCCGAGAGCTCCACTCGTCGATCCAATCCGTGTTCTTCTCGAGAAGTTCACCCTCCTGCAAAACAGAACAAAGTACGCCTTATTAAGAGAACCATCAGGAAAATATTTCGTGATTATCGTCTCGCGCGGTAACCCAAAACAAGACGTCTCGAATTAATCATTCCGGACGGAGAAGTTCGGACGAGGGTGGGTGAATAAGCAACGAGGAATTAATCGCGCGGgacatactctctctctctctctctctctatgtatatatatctatgAATGGCGATCGCGTCGCGTGGAAAAGTGAATGCTCAAGGATGACCTTTGGCGCTCCGCCAGCGTCGCACACACGTATACCTATAGTATACGTCGCGTATCGCGGATCCGATATGCGCAGTATATCGCG
The Solenopsis invicta isolate M01_SB chromosome 16, UNIL_Sinv_3.0, whole genome shotgun sequence genome window above contains:
- the LOC105199335 gene encoding kinesin-like protein KIF9; translated protein: MHQTNFSMSDNESNDEVHDSNVKVFVRILPLERPCDSCAKISTDGKKIYVRCLQDMRRDKQSKDPVYWAFRVDEIFYEMSQDKVYCATAKNLIEKYQLNLHTQQENNLRALDGVNCVLIGYGQTGSGKSFTIGGFKNNWEVRFRISHYLSNSDFNVTIVNVENEEETLRKVIEGETRRSIITGSMYPVSHLGTAVIIIHVSNASLIKSQAFVATAKIHIVEMAGIGTVGKSNSWKTAADLGMANLMKIQLEQYFLHLRKPSTCTYSVVRSSNLLKLLRDALTVTSIIRFVSHVRITREDLDVTLSTMRLTAKIAKLKPIKTIRHIQPRTELIVQQLREQVNTLKKELELNDMFLHQEALPNISKSRLEQISRDIMNFLQGFISELTLFNVTQARILVKVAKQLHDKFVLLLFLAIRFFNANLCILINI